In Hyperolius riggenbachi isolate aHypRig1 chromosome 10, aHypRig1.pri, whole genome shotgun sequence, a genomic segment contains:
- the LOC137533873 gene encoding uncharacterized protein: MVKKNSIPERWRSLTSVGQRVPGSRFIAFKVPLKGATNKRVTQNQKFTPKDLITSIRSQNEELGMIIDLTNTERYYTTKDLPKSVQYVKLHTAGLKIPDDATIHQFKRVVRQFMFDNADNDKLIGVHCTTGINRTGYLICRYMIDVEGWRPLYSINAFAHARGHPIEGAVYAEDLIKGAARSNVGIDLPLTEEEKRALAGGTDELPKDRGQIRSLLDQANEFGDFDARDRRPLPLMRAKSGDPSEDYFDPRDGRAPNMLGDHDLRLPLEPPERAYLDDMPEHMLQRFPRPGDYYPEDMYDPDIDFRRKPFPGNHPRPLMELEEDYGQMEMQRGYEDNMDFDMRARGRPNPAHGLQSREFPPEMDMPGPRPVPLFARGKMNDPGFDETAGRMSGNAAFQEDEDDPRFDPHGQEGMAYPFRGPGAQRMNPRPSEQSMSNRMHPRESRFMDEGPEERMYPRNVRGPEGPVGKGFPPRNPRMMNAPMGPMAGPRDERMHPRDPQFMDNQMNDPKNTKGIKSLMSLRPMESLPNQRKNAPFREGQGNERMEGPLNERMPPRDVRSMEGPMAARDPRLMEGSMNERMHPRAGRPMEGHDMDSENYEIMHPSGMDGTMNDQMYSRDPRGMDVPKNDRMYPRDVRSMGGPMNDRMYPRDTQAYDASMNDHMYPSDANAMEGPTNDHMYPRDTGAMDGPMGDQMRPRNARAGEGSMNEWMPQRDGRAMGAPVNQRMAQGDFQGNKPRPLDAAAGEYYNDPRSFEGRKMNPSEEAPRGANRFAPYAQRKPPQPPAAMAGPQGPAAHGWYA; the protein is encoded by the exons GTGGCGCTCTCTGACATCTGTTGGGCAGCGAGTTCCAGGATCTCGCTTTATTGCCTTCAAAGTTCCTCTGAAAGGG GCTACCAACAAACGTGTGACACAGAACCAGAAGTTTACTCCTAAGGATCTGATCACCAGCATCCGCAGCCAAAATGAAGAACTTGGAATGATCATAGACCTGACAAACACTGAACGCTACTACACCACTAAG GATTTACCCAAAAGTGTGCAATATGTGAAGCTGCACACAGCAGGGCTGAAAATCCCAGACGATGCCACAATCCACCagttcaagagagtggtcagacagTTCATGTTCGACAATGCTGATAATG ACAAACTAATTGGAGTCCACTGTACAACTGGAATTAATAGAACAGGATATCTCATATGCAG GTATATGATTGATGTCGAAGGGTGGCGGCCCTTGTATTCAATAAATG CTTTTGCACACGCGCGAGGCCACCCGATTGAAGGAGCGGTTTATGCCGAGGACCTTATCAAAGGAGCTGCACGAAG CAATGTTGGCATAGATCTGCCCCTGACGGAGGAAGAGAAAAGAGCGCTGGCTGGTGGAACGGACGAACTGCCAAA AGATCGTGGCCAGATCCGGTCTCTCCTTGACCAAGCAAATGAATTTGGAGATTTTGATGCTCGGGATCGAAGACCATTGCCATTAATGAGAGCCAAGTCTGGTGATCCCTCTGAAGATTATTTTGATCCCAGAGATGGAAGAGCTCCAAATATGCTAGGTGATCATGACCTCCGCTTACCACTAGAACCTCCAGAGAGAGCTTACCTTGATGATATGCCGGAGCATATGCTTCAGAGGTTCCCGCGACCAGGGGATTACTACCCAGAAGACATGTATGACCCTGATATAGACTTCAGAAGGAAACCTTTTCCCGGCAATCATCCTAGGCCACTCATGGAACTTGAAGAGGATTATGGACAAATGGAAATGCAAAGAGGTTATGAAGACAACATGGATTTTGATATGAGGGCAAGAGGTCGGCCAAACCCAGCACATGGCTTGCAATCACGTGAATTTCCTCCAGAGATGGATATGCCGGGTCCTCGTCCTGTACCACTGTTTGCACGTGGTAAAATGAATGATCCTGGGTTTGATGAAACTGCCGGACGAATGTCCGGTAATGCAGCTTTTCAGGAAGATGAAGATGACCCCAGATTTGATCCTCATGGGCAGGAAGGAATGGCCTATCCTTTCAGAGGTCCAGGTGCTCAAAGGATGAACCCACGACCTTCGGAACAGTCTATGAGCAATAGAATGCATCCTAGAGAATCAAGATTCATGGATGAAGGTCCAGAAGAAAGGATGTACCCAAGAAATGTTCGTGGACCGGAAGGTCCTGTGGGTAAAGGATTCCCACCAAGAAATCCCAGGATGATGAATGCACCTATGGGTCCCATGGCAGGTCCCAGAGATGAAAGGATGCACCCAAGAGATCCCCAATTCATGGATAATCAAATGAATGACCCAAAAAATACCAAAGGAATTAAAAGTTTGATGAGTTTACGTCCTATGGAAAGTCTACCGAACCAAAGGAAGAATGCTCCGTTCAGGGAAGGCCAAGGAAATGAGAGAATGGAAGGACCTTTGAATGAAAGGATGCCCCCTAGAGATGTGCGATCTATGGAAGGTCCTATGGCTGCTAGAGATCCACGACTCATGGAAGGCTCGATGAATGAAAGGATGCATCCAAGAGCTGGACGACCTATGGAAGGTCATGATATGGACAGTGAGAATTATGAAATAATGCACCCAAGTGGTATGGATGGCACTATGAATGATCAGATGTACTCAAGGGATCCGAGAGGTATGGATGTCCCCAAAAATGACCGGATGTATCCAAGGGATGTTAGAAGCATGGGTGGCCCTATGAATGATCGGATGTACCCAAGGGATACACAGGCCTATGATGCTTCCATGAATGATCACATGTACCCTAGCGATGCAAATGCTATGGAAGGGCCTACGAATGATCACATGTACCCAAGGGATACTGGAGCCATGGATGGTCCCATGGGTGATCAAATGCGACCAAGAAATGCTCGAGCAGGCGAAGGTTCAATGAACGAATGGATGCCTCAAAGAGATGGACGAGCCATGGGTGCACCAGTAAATCAGAGGATGGCTCAAGGtgattttcaagggaataaaCCAAGACCTTTGGATGCAGCAGCAGGGGAGTACTACAATGACCCAAG